In a single window of the Pontibacter russatus genome:
- the ccoN gene encoding cytochrome-c oxidase, cbb3-type subunit I, with the protein MVPKGADRGVTDTFFYDNKIVRDFGIATVFWGIAGMLIGVIIAFQLANPDVNMGTQYTTFGRVRPLHTNAVIFAFVGNAIFMGVYYSLQRLCKTRMYSDLLSKINFWGWQLIIVAAVITLPLGMTTSKEYAELEWPIDIAITLIWVVFGWNMFGTLARRRERHMYVAIWFYIATFLTVAVLHIVNSYEMPVNLFKSYSGYAGVQDALVQWWYGHNAVAFFLTTPFLGLMYYFLPKAANRPVYSYRLSIIHFWSLIFIYIWAGPHHLLYTSLPDWAQSLGVVFSVMLLAPSWGGMINGLLTLRGAWDKVREEPVLKFMVVAITAYGMATFEGPMLSLKNVNAIAHFTDWIVAHVHVGALGWNGFLTFAMLYWLFPRLYKIQLHSRKLANAHFWLGTLGILFYAIPMYWAGFTQGLMWKQFTPEGTLQYSNFLETVLQIVPMYYMRGVGGVFYLSGVFLMVYNLYKTAKAGSLEANERTEAPVIVPAASMNAGHWHSWIEKRPTQMAIWATVAILIGGLVEFIPAFVIKSNVPTIASVKPYTSLELQGRDLYIKEGCVNCHTQMVRPFRSETERYGEYSKAGEFVYDHNFLWGSKRTGPDLHRVGGKYPHSWHYHHMMDPTSMSPGSIMPAYPWLFEQEVDMSTTQDKLEVLKKLGVPYEDDYIAKANEELMQQAKGISADLAKEGIEVAPEKEIVALIAYLQRLGTDVKVKE; encoded by the coding sequence ATGGTGCCGAAGGGCGCGGACCGGGGCGTGACCGACACGTTCTTTTATGACAACAAGATCGTCCGGGATTTTGGCATCGCCACCGTGTTCTGGGGCATTGCCGGTATGCTGATCGGGGTGATCATCGCCTTCCAGCTGGCAAATCCGGACGTGAACATGGGAACCCAGTATACCACGTTCGGCCGCGTAAGGCCGTTGCACACCAATGCCGTTATCTTCGCCTTTGTGGGCAACGCCATCTTCATGGGGGTGTACTACTCGCTGCAGCGCCTCTGCAAAACCCGCATGTACAGCGACCTGCTCAGCAAAATTAACTTCTGGGGCTGGCAGCTGATCATCGTGGCGGCCGTTATCACCCTGCCGCTGGGCATGACCACCTCTAAAGAATATGCTGAGCTGGAGTGGCCTATCGACATTGCCATCACGCTGATATGGGTGGTGTTTGGCTGGAACATGTTCGGCACGCTGGCCCGCCGCCGCGAGCGCCACATGTATGTGGCCATCTGGTTCTACATCGCCACCTTCCTGACAGTGGCCGTGCTGCACATCGTAAACTCCTACGAGATGCCGGTTAACCTCTTCAAGAGCTACTCCGGCTACGCCGGGGTGCAGGATGCGCTGGTGCAGTGGTGGTACGGCCACAACGCAGTGGCGTTCTTCCTGACCACGCCTTTCCTGGGCCTGATGTACTACTTCCTGCCCAAGGCGGCGAACCGCCCGGTGTACTCGTACCGCCTGTCCATCATTCACTTCTGGTCGCTGATCTTCATTTATATATGGGCGGGCCCGCACCACTTGCTCTATACCTCGCTGCCTGACTGGGCACAGTCGCTGGGGGTGGTTTTTTCGGTGATGCTGCTGGCCCCAAGCTGGGGTGGTATGATCAACGGCTTGCTGACGCTGCGCGGCGCCTGGGACAAAGTGCGTGAAGAGCCCGTGCTGAAGTTTATGGTGGTGGCGATTACCGCTTACGGCATGGCTACCTTCGAGGGACCGATGCTGTCGCTGAAGAACGTGAACGCCATCGCTCACTTCACCGACTGGATAGTGGCACACGTACACGTAGGCGCACTCGGGTGGAACGGCTTCCTGACATTTGCCATGCTCTACTGGTTGTTCCCGCGCCTTTACAAAATACAACTGCACTCCAGGAAGCTGGCGAACGCGCACTTCTGGCTGGGCACGCTGGGCATCCTTTTCTATGCCATCCCGATGTACTGGGCAGGTTTCACGCAAGGGCTGATGTGGAAGCAGTTCACGCCGGAAGGCACCTTGCAGTATTCTAACTTTCTGGAGACGGTGCTGCAGATTGTGCCGATGTACTACATGCGCGGGGTGGGTGGCGTGTTTTACCTGAGTGGCGTGTTCCTGATGGTATATAACCTCTACAAGACCGCCAAAGCAGGAAGCCTGGAGGCGAATGAGCGCACCGAGGCCCCTGTGATTGTGCCTGCCGCCAGCATGAACGCGGGCCACTGGCACAGCTGGATTGAGAAGCGCCCGACACAAATGGCTATATGGGCAACCGTTGCCATCCTGATTGGCGGTCTGGTAGAGTTCATCCCGGCCTTTGTCATCAAATCTAACGTGCCGACCATCGCCAGCGTGAAACCCTATACCTCGCTGGAGCTGCAGGGCCGCGACTTATATATAAAAGAGGGATGCGTGAACTGCCACACCCAGATGGTTCGTCCGTTCAGGTCGGAGACTGAGCGCTATGGCGAGTACTCCAAAGCGGGAGAGTTCGTGTACGACCACAACTTCCTGTGGGGCTCCAAGCGCACCGGCCCGGACCTGCACCGGGTGGGGGGCAAGTACCCGCACTCGTGGCACTACCATCACATGATGGACCCTACCTCTATGTCGCCGGGCTCCATAATGCCGGCCTACCCCTGGCTGTTTGAGCAGGAGGTAGATATGAGCACCACCCAGGATAAACTGGAAGTGCTGAAGAAGCTGGGTGTGCCGTACGAGGACGACTATATAGCCAAGGCCAACGAGGAGCTGATGCAACAGGCGAAAGGGATTTCTGCTGACCTGGCCAAAGAAGGCATCGAGGTAGCCCCCGAGAAGGAAATCGTAGCCCTGATTGCCTACCTGCAGCGCCTTGGTACGGATGTTAAAGTGAAAGAGTAG
- the ccoS gene encoding cbb3-type cytochrome oxidase assembly protein CcoS: MYIIFLMIGVSITVAGLFLGAFLWAVRSGQYDDDYTPAVRMLFDNDTAPKAKPGSREKAS, translated from the coding sequence ATGTACATCATCTTTTTAATGATAGGCGTCAGTATCACCGTGGCGGGCCTGTTCCTGGGCGCTTTCCTGTGGGCGGTGCGCTCCGGCCAGTACGACGACGACTACACGCCCGCCGTCCGGATGCTTTTTGACAACGATACCGCTCCCAAAGCAAAGCCCGGTTCCAGGGAGAAAGCCTCCTGA
- a CDS encoding heavy metal translocating P-type ATPase translates to MEAALQTNVQNCYHCGDACVEELVFAHDKAFCCTGCKAVYELLEENNLCTYYNLEENPGITGKKQASESRFAYLDDTGVETQLISFRNEHICKLTFYIPQMHCSSCIWLLENLFKLNPGISESTVNFLRKEVSLTFLNQQTSLREVVALLARIGYEPEITLADTDGRKTTRTSHTLIYKLGIAGFCFGNVMLLAFPDYLAVTEGLQRSFGSFFGYLSLLLSIPVFVYSARGFFTSAMEGIRQRMVNIDLPIATGLLALFTVSIYQVVTGTGPGYFDSFTGLVFFMLIGKYFQQRTYDTLSFDRDYTSYFPVSVTVLKGSGEEEATAVRNLKVGDRIRIRNQELIPADAILLQGAALIDYSFVSGESEPVEKVAGEVIYAGGRQVGESLELEVVKEVSQGYLTQLWNDSVFSKEEQQRVSTYANAAGKWFIIVTLLVAAGALAYWVPRDMNMAMKAFTSVLIIACPCALSLATPFVHGHTLRVFGKNKFYLKNTAVVETLAKIDTVVFDKTGTLTEPSAAELHYTGKPLTAAQEQSLKSILRHSTHPLSQRIFQSLRGEPTAVQHFREVAGKGLAGEANGYMVRAGSASYIGIKEEAAKDALETAVYVSVDGVVLGYYTFYNVYRQGLEHILTDLRDKKLAVLSGDNAHEQERLRGLLGQEAELNFNQSPVQKLEYIQHLKEQRHQVMMVGDGLNDAGALRQSDAGIALTNSVTNFSPSCDAILDATAFNKLSKFLSFSKTTMLIILATFAVSLVYNVFGLTLAVQGLFSPIVSAILMPISSLSVIVFATLSVKIAARRAGL, encoded by the coding sequence ATGGAAGCCGCACTCCAAACCAATGTCCAGAATTGCTACCACTGCGGGGATGCCTGCGTGGAGGAGCTTGTCTTTGCCCACGACAAGGCTTTCTGCTGCACCGGGTGTAAAGCCGTATATGAACTGCTGGAGGAGAATAACCTCTGCACCTATTACAACCTGGAGGAGAATCCGGGAATTACGGGAAAAAAGCAGGCTTCCGAGTCGCGCTTTGCATATCTGGACGATACCGGGGTGGAGACCCAACTGATCAGCTTCAGGAACGAGCATATCTGCAAGCTTACGTTTTATATACCGCAGATGCACTGCAGTTCCTGCATCTGGCTGCTGGAGAACCTGTTCAAGCTCAACCCCGGCATTTCGGAGTCCACCGTTAATTTCCTGCGCAAAGAAGTGTCGCTGACATTTCTTAACCAGCAAACCAGCCTGCGCGAAGTGGTGGCCCTGCTGGCGCGCATCGGGTACGAGCCTGAAATTACCCTGGCAGATACCGACGGCCGTAAAACAACCAGGACAAGCCACACTCTCATCTATAAACTGGGCATCGCGGGCTTTTGCTTCGGCAACGTTATGTTGCTGGCCTTCCCCGATTACCTGGCCGTAACAGAGGGGCTGCAGCGCAGCTTCGGCTCCTTTTTCGGGTACCTGAGCCTGCTGCTCTCTATCCCGGTGTTTGTGTACAGCGCGCGCGGCTTTTTCACCTCGGCCATGGAGGGCATCCGGCAGCGGATGGTGAACATCGACCTGCCCATCGCCACAGGTCTGCTGGCGCTGTTCACGGTCAGCATCTACCAGGTCGTTACCGGCACCGGGCCCGGCTATTTCGATTCCTTCACCGGCCTCGTGTTCTTCATGCTGATCGGCAAATACTTTCAGCAGAGAACCTATGACACGCTTTCCTTCGACAGGGACTATACCTCTTATTTTCCCGTGTCGGTGACGGTGCTGAAGGGCTCCGGCGAGGAGGAGGCCACGGCCGTTCGTAACCTGAAAGTAGGCGACCGCATCCGCATCCGGAACCAGGAGCTTATTCCCGCCGACGCCATCCTGCTGCAGGGCGCCGCCCTGATCGATTACAGTTTTGTGAGTGGCGAGTCGGAGCCGGTGGAAAAGGTGGCGGGCGAGGTCATTTATGCCGGGGGGCGGCAGGTGGGAGAGAGCCTTGAGTTGGAGGTGGTGAAGGAGGTGTCGCAGGGCTACCTGACGCAACTCTGGAACGACAGTGTTTTCTCCAAGGAGGAGCAGCAGCGCGTGAGCACGTATGCCAACGCGGCCGGCAAGTGGTTCATCATCGTGACGCTGCTGGTGGCTGCCGGCGCGCTCGCCTACTGGGTGCCCCGCGATATGAACATGGCCATGAAGGCTTTTACCTCCGTGCTGATTATTGCCTGCCCGTGCGCTTTGTCGCTGGCCACGCCCTTTGTGCATGGCCATACCCTGCGGGTGTTCGGGAAGAATAAGTTTTACCTGAAGAACACGGCTGTGGTGGAAACGCTTGCCAAAATTGACACGGTGGTGTTTGATAAAACGGGCACCCTCACCGAGCCGAGCGCAGCCGAGTTGCACTATACCGGAAAGCCCCTGACGGCGGCACAGGAGCAAAGCCTGAAATCTATATTGCGCCACTCCACCCACCCCTTGAGCCAGCGCATTTTCCAGAGCCTGCGCGGTGAGCCAACAGCAGTGCAGCATTTCCGAGAGGTTGCCGGAAAAGGACTGGCAGGCGAGGCAAACGGCTATATGGTCCGTGCCGGATCAGCCTCCTATATAGGCATTAAAGAAGAAGCTGCGAAGGATGCACTTGAAACGGCGGTATATGTTTCTGTGGATGGCGTGGTGCTGGGGTATTACACTTTTTACAACGTGTACCGGCAGGGACTGGAGCATATACTCACGGATCTGCGTGACAAGAAGCTTGCCGTGCTTTCCGGTGACAACGCCCACGAGCAGGAGCGCCTGAGAGGCTTGCTGGGCCAGGAAGCGGAACTGAATTTTAACCAGAGCCCGGTACAGAAGCTCGAGTACATCCAGCATCTTAAAGAACAGCGCCACCAGGTAATGATGGTGGGGGACGGCCTGAACGATGCGGGTGCCCTGCGCCAGAGCGACGCCGGGATAGCCCTGACCAACAGCGTCACCAACTTCTCGCCGTCCTGCGACGCCATACTGGATGCCACTGCCTTTAACAAGCTGAGCAAGTTCCTGAGCTTCTCCAAAACAACCATGCTCATTATCCTGGCCACCTTCGCGGTGTCGCTGGTGTACAACGTCTTCGGGCTGACGCTGGCGGTGCAGGGGCTTTTTTCGCCCATCGTGTCTGCCATCCTGATGCCCATCAGCTCGCTGAGCGTGATTGTTTTTGCCACGCTGTCGGTGAAAATTGCGGCCAGACGGGCGGGGCTGTAA
- a CDS encoding helix-turn-helix transcriptional regulator: protein MLEFSFCGLMKMMYITFVKQNTAYIDSHMVDRIRQLMEYKGLTSTQLADNIDVPRAIVSHILSGRNKPSLDVVLKIVSTYREIARDWLLLGEGDMLIRLATVGKEKPQATRAAAPASLEEKEAPSPAAIAGKVQEASTAAQAPAASEKAIEQIMVFYTDKTFSTYKPS, encoded by the coding sequence ATGTTGGAATTTAGCTTTTGTGGTTTGATGAAGATGATGTATATTACATTTGTAAAACAAAATACAGCATACATAGACAGTCATATGGTGGATCGGATACGGCAACTGATGGAGTATAAAGGCCTGACCTCAACGCAACTCGCCGACAATATAGATGTGCCGCGTGCTATCGTCAGCCATATCCTCAGCGGCCGCAACAAGCCGAGTCTGGACGTGGTGTTGAAGATAGTAAGCACCTACCGGGAAATAGCCCGTGACTGGCTGCTGTTGGGCGAGGGGGACATGCTAATCCGTTTAGCTACAGTTGGTAAGGAAAAACCGCAGGCCACACGTGCCGCTGCCCCTGCTTCTCTGGAGGAAAAGGAGGCACCGTCGCCGGCAGCCATAGCAGGAAAAGTACAAGAAGCATCAACTGCTGCACAAGCGCCCGCAGCCTCTGAAAAAGCCATTGAGCAAATCATGGTGTTCTACACAGACAAAACCTTCAGCACCTACAAACCCTCATGA
- a CDS encoding plastocyanin/azurin family copper-binding protein: MIDSATASSAPVVEEAPDTILQQVDDVLLRATGNILEEIAYDQDTLEVRAGAHVKLTFINEGVDMPMVHNVVFTTPDTYRQVAIAGAKIGASGNYVPNDSAVIAASPMVLPGQTVEMEFTAPAAPGVYHFVCTYPEHWQRMHGVLLVK, translated from the coding sequence TTGATAGACAGTGCCACAGCCTCCAGCGCACCCGTGGTGGAGGAAGCGCCGGACACTATCCTGCAGCAGGTAGATGATGTGCTGCTGCGGGCCACCGGGAACATCCTGGAGGAGATTGCATATGACCAAGACACCCTGGAGGTTAGAGCAGGTGCGCATGTAAAGCTAACCTTCATCAACGAGGGAGTGGATATGCCCATGGTGCATAACGTCGTTTTCACAACTCCGGACACGTACAGGCAGGTGGCGATAGCCGGTGCTAAGATTGGGGCTTCCGGAAACTACGTTCCCAATGATTCTGCAGTGATTGCTGCCTCGCCCATGGTTTTGCCGGGGCAGACGGTAGAGATGGAGTTCACGGCGCCCGCCGCGCCCGGCGTCTACCACTTCGTCTGCACCTATCCGGAGCACTGGCAACGAATGCATGGCGTTCTGCTGGTGAAGTAA
- a CDS encoding L,D-transpeptidase family protein, whose translation MNPYIKKHLSTPILAFICLFAIAGCNQTSSGDGGIASGLFGEEALPQATTDSVFVQRFLEQQPEFKKLEELMFVFYGDRNYQLAWFRENEPVSETEKFLAAVDSADKEGLDPENYRIMDIGKMLEQYKQLEPSDSARLELQQKIDVALTASYFNYASDFYRGRVNPNVTEVAWDVKKNKIKLHKALQTILNERESTYPYDEFGALHAGYTRLRDKLQEYRVLQKEGGWPKIELADRKVLRPGDSGAAVIALRKRLNPDVRLDSADSGMSVYDEKLVQEVKNFQMRNGLAQDGVVGGKTLATLNIPLEERIRQVMINMERWRWIPKRMVPKSLEQKFIWVNIPEYKLYIYEDPDGEPDAERQYKEVMDMRVIVGKTMHSTPIFSDKLEYVVLAPYWNVPNTIVEAEIKPHMLRNPGWLATQNMEVVTKDKARKPVSPESIDWESVTKDNFKYLVRQKPGPKNSLGTIKFLFPNEYAVYLHDTPADALFSQTSRDFSHGCVRVEYPVELAKYLLQDMPEWDEARIRDTMTGEEETWVTLPTKVQVYIVYFTSWVDENGQIHFRDDIYGHDKELEKAYFG comes from the coding sequence ATGAACCCTTATATCAAAAAACACCTTTCCACCCCCATACTCGCGTTTATTTGCCTCTTCGCCATTGCCGGCTGCAACCAGACTTCTTCGGGAGACGGGGGCATCGCTTCTGGCTTATTCGGGGAAGAAGCGCTGCCGCAAGCCACCACCGACAGCGTGTTTGTGCAGCGGTTTTTAGAGCAGCAGCCGGAGTTTAAAAAGCTGGAGGAACTGATGTTCGTCTTTTACGGCGACCGCAACTACCAGCTGGCGTGGTTCCGGGAGAACGAACCGGTGTCTGAGACCGAAAAGTTCCTGGCCGCCGTTGACAGCGCCGACAAAGAGGGCCTTGACCCGGAGAACTACCGTATCATGGACATCGGCAAAATGCTGGAGCAGTACAAGCAGCTGGAGCCCAGCGACTCGGCGCGGCTGGAACTGCAGCAGAAAATTGACGTGGCCCTCACGGCCTCTTACTTCAATTACGCCTCCGACTTTTACCGCGGCCGCGTTAACCCCAACGTCACCGAGGTGGCCTGGGATGTGAAGAAGAACAAGATAAAGCTGCACAAGGCGCTCCAGACGATTCTGAACGAGCGGGAGAGCACATACCCGTATGATGAGTTCGGGGCGCTGCACGCCGGCTATACGCGTCTGCGCGACAAGCTGCAGGAGTACCGTGTCTTGCAGAAGGAGGGCGGCTGGCCTAAAATTGAGCTGGCTGACCGCAAGGTGCTGCGGCCCGGCGACTCAGGCGCAGCCGTCATCGCGCTTCGCAAACGCCTGAACCCCGATGTCAGGTTAGACTCTGCTGACTCTGGCATGAGTGTCTACGATGAGAAACTGGTGCAGGAGGTAAAGAACTTCCAGATGCGCAACGGCCTGGCGCAGGATGGCGTGGTGGGAGGCAAGACCCTGGCCACACTCAACATTCCCCTCGAGGAGCGCATCCGCCAAGTCATGATCAACATGGAGCGCTGGCGCTGGATTCCGAAGCGCATGGTGCCTAAAAGCCTTGAGCAAAAGTTTATATGGGTGAACATCCCGGAGTACAAGCTCTATATATACGAGGACCCGGACGGCGAGCCGGACGCAGAGCGGCAGTACAAGGAAGTGATGGACATGCGCGTGATTGTGGGGAAGACCATGCACTCCACGCCCATTTTCAGCGACAAGCTGGAGTACGTGGTGCTGGCGCCTTACTGGAACGTGCCCAACACCATCGTGGAGGCCGAGATAAAACCCCATATGCTCCGGAACCCCGGCTGGCTGGCCACGCAGAACATGGAGGTCGTCACCAAGGACAAAGCCAGAAAACCTGTGTCACCCGAATCCATCGATTGGGAAAGCGTCACGAAGGATAATTTTAAGTACCTCGTGCGCCAGAAGCCCGGCCCTAAAAACTCCCTGGGAACCATCAAGTTCCTGTTCCCGAACGAGTATGCCGTTTACCTGCACGATACCCCGGCCGATGCCCTGTTCAGTCAGACCTCCCGCGACTTCAGCCACGGCTGTGTGCGGGTAGAATACCCGGTGGAACTGGCCAAATATCTGTTGCAGGACATGCCGGAATGGGATGAGGCTAGAATAAGAGATACTATGACAGGGGAAGAGGAAACCTGGGTGACATTGCCCACGAAGGTGCAGGTGTACATCGTGTACTTCACCAGTTGGGTAGACGAGAACGGGCAAATCCATTTCAGGGACGACATCTACGGCCACGACAAAGAGTTGGAGAAGGCTTACTTCGGGTAA
- a CDS encoding M1 family metallopeptidase encodes MNVYSRFLLGLSVAGTLQLVSCSTQLTNQDQTMTNEQSTPASAPADVHSYARPAEAVAKHLDLDLTVDFDRKALTGQATYLIENKTGTNEIIFDTRNLHIEQVLLGDELEETTFELGEGNKTLGRPLIVHVRPDTKKVTIRYSTSPEAAALQWLNPQQTAGKEHPFLFTQSQAILARTWIPIQDSPGIRITYNAKVKVPQELLAVMSAENPVEKNDSGLYTFAMKQPIPSYLMALSVGDLAFREIGPQTGIYAEPATIEAAAYEFAEMDKMLHAAEKLYGKYRWDRYDLLVLPPSFPFGGMENPRLTFVTPTVLAKDRSLTSLIAHELAHSWSGNLVTNATWNDFWLNEGFTVYFERRIMEELYGKEYADMLNVLGYQDLNNTLDELGRESEDTRLKLDLEGRDPDEGLTDIAYEKGNFFLQNIERAVGRERFDAFVNNYFGTFAFQSTTTDKFLDFLRSELIRGDEALAEKINVEGWVYTPGLPADFVVPTSTRFAEVEGAFRNWQSGKPATELKTQEWSSHEWLHFIRMLPEEMTQQQMAELDKAFNFTNSGNSEVLAAWILHAIRHNYTTADQALETFLTHVGRRKFLVPLYKALIETPEGKEKALAIYAKARPNYHAVSTATLDELLK; translated from the coding sequence ATGAACGTATACTCCCGCTTCTTACTGGGGCTGAGTGTGGCAGGCACCCTACAGCTTGTCTCCTGCTCCACCCAGCTCACGAATCAGGACCAGACCATGACGAACGAACAAAGCACCCCAGCATCGGCCCCTGCCGACGTACACAGCTATGCCAGGCCCGCTGAGGCCGTGGCCAAACACCTCGACCTTGACCTCACTGTTGACTTTGACCGCAAGGCACTGACCGGACAGGCCACCTATCTCATTGAAAACAAGACAGGCACCAACGAGATTATTTTCGACACCCGCAACCTGCACATTGAGCAGGTGCTGCTGGGAGATGAGCTGGAAGAAACGACTTTTGAGCTTGGCGAGGGAAATAAGACGCTGGGCCGGCCGCTCATCGTACACGTCAGGCCTGACACGAAAAAAGTAACCATCCGGTACAGCACCTCCCCCGAAGCGGCTGCGCTGCAGTGGCTGAACCCGCAGCAGACGGCCGGCAAAGAGCACCCCTTCCTGTTCACGCAGTCGCAGGCCATCCTGGCGCGCACCTGGATACCGATCCAGGACAGCCCCGGCATCCGTATCACTTACAACGCAAAAGTAAAAGTGCCCCAGGAACTGCTGGCCGTGATGAGCGCTGAGAACCCGGTGGAGAAAAACGACAGCGGCCTATATACCTTCGCGATGAAGCAGCCGATCCCGTCGTACCTCATGGCGCTGTCGGTAGGCGACCTGGCTTTCCGGGAGATAGGGCCGCAGACAGGCATATATGCCGAGCCCGCCACCATCGAGGCCGCCGCTTACGAGTTCGCAGAGATGGACAAGATGCTGCACGCCGCCGAAAAGCTCTACGGCAAATACCGCTGGGACCGTTACGACCTGCTGGTGCTGCCGCCCTCTTTCCCCTTCGGCGGGATGGAGAATCCGCGCCTGACCTTTGTGACACCCACAGTGCTGGCCAAAGACCGTTCGCTCACCAGCCTGATTGCGCACGAGCTGGCGCACAGTTGGAGCGGCAACCTGGTGACGAACGCCACCTGGAACGACTTCTGGCTGAATGAGGGCTTTACGGTGTACTTCGAGCGGCGCATCATGGAGGAGCTGTATGGGAAGGAATACGCCGACATGCTGAACGTGCTGGGCTACCAGGACCTGAACAATACGCTGGACGAGCTGGGCCGCGAAAGCGAGGACACCCGCCTGAAACTGGACCTGGAAGGCCGCGACCCGGACGAGGGGCTGACGGACATTGCCTATGAGAAAGGCAACTTCTTCCTGCAGAACATAGAGCGGGCCGTAGGACGGGAGCGGTTTGATGCTTTCGTGAATAACTACTTCGGCACCTTCGCTTTCCAGAGCACCACCACCGATAAATTCCTGGACTTCCTGCGTTCTGAACTGATAAGAGGCGATGAAGCGCTGGCAGAGAAAATCAACGTCGAGGGATGGGTGTATACGCCGGGGCTGCCTGCTGACTTTGTGGTGCCGACCTCCACGCGCTTCGCAGAGGTGGAAGGGGCCTTCCGGAACTGGCAAAGCGGCAAGCCCGCCACAGAACTGAAAACGCAGGAATGGTCGAGCCACGAGTGGCTGCACTTTATCCGGATGCTGCCCGAGGAGATGACGCAGCAGCAGATGGCGGAACTGGACAAGGCCTTCAACTTCACCAACTCCGGCAACTCGGAAGTACTGGCGGCCTGGATCCTGCACGCCATCCGCCACAACTACACAACAGCCGACCAGGCCCTCGAGACCTTCCTGACCCATGTGGGCCGCCGAAAATTCCTGGTGCCGCTCTACAAAGCGCTTATCGAGACGCCGGAGGGCAAGGAGAAAGCCCTGGCCATATATGCCAAAGCACGCCCGAACTACCATGCCGTGTCCACGGCCACGCTGGATGAACTCCTGAAATGA
- a CDS encoding ferritin-like domain-containing protein: MKLNNLKDLLLHELQDIYSAEQQITKALPKMMKATSSDKLKQAFEKHLQETEQQIQRLESVFKMMGVKAKGEKCKAMEGIIKEAESMMSEKADESVMDAALIGSAQRVEHYEIAAYGTVCTWAKQLGMNDVLEQLVMTLEEEKKTDVLLTKIAEKTVNKEAEK; this comes from the coding sequence ATGAAACTTAACAATTTAAAAGACCTTTTGCTCCACGAGCTTCAAGACATTTACAGTGCTGAACAGCAAATTACGAAGGCGCTTCCGAAGATGATGAAAGCCACTTCGTCTGACAAGTTGAAGCAGGCGTTCGAGAAGCACCTGCAGGAAACCGAGCAGCAGATTCAGCGCCTGGAGAGTGTTTTCAAGATGATGGGAGTGAAGGCGAAGGGTGAGAAGTGCAAAGCCATGGAAGGCATCATAAAGGAAGCCGAGTCCATGATGAGCGAGAAAGCCGATGAGAGCGTGATGGATGCGGCGCTGATTGGTTCTGCTCAGCGGGTGGAGCATTATGAGATTGCAGCATACGGTACGGTTTGTACCTGGGCAAAGCAACTGGGGATGAACGATGTGCTGGAGCAGTTGGTGATGACGCTCGAAGAGGAGAAGAAGACCGATGTTTTGCTAACCAAAATTGCTGAAAAAACAGTGAACAAAGAGGCTGAGAAATAA
- a CDS encoding cyanophycinase, translated as MDIPTGKLIAIGGNEDKGTYPNPRSKRKYYLDFFELGILKRFLQEIPARKPRIEVITTASMIPEEVGERYMSAFGILGVEDVGLMHIRSEEDALLPEYLERLKKADGVMFSGGDQSRITRMFLNTDLLEVLRHRYQHEEFVIAGTSAGAMAMSRIMIKGGSAKESLLRGAVKMGVGLNLISGVVLDTHFVIRGRFGRLMEAVVTHPNTIGVGLGEDTGILLTEGHLIETIGSNLVVVADGHSVAYTNVHEIEKGRPIAIDNMVMHVLAKGNLYDFSSRRFYKSREAYEQAQLQEAK; from the coding sequence GTGGACATACCTACAGGAAAACTTATAGCCATAGGCGGAAATGAAGACAAAGGGACCTACCCTAACCCCAGGTCGAAGCGAAAGTACTACCTCGACTTTTTTGAACTCGGAATACTGAAGCGCTTTCTGCAGGAAATACCTGCCCGGAAGCCCCGCATCGAGGTCATCACCACGGCGTCAATGATACCGGAGGAGGTGGGCGAGCGCTACATGAGCGCCTTCGGCATTCTGGGCGTGGAGGACGTGGGGCTGATGCACATCCGCTCTGAGGAGGACGCCCTGCTGCCCGAGTACCTGGAGCGGCTAAAGAAAGCAGACGGGGTCATGTTCAGCGGCGGCGACCAGTCGCGCATCACGCGCATGTTCCTGAACACCGACCTGCTCGAGGTGCTCCGCCACCGCTACCAGCACGAGGAATTTGTGATTGCCGGAACAAGCGCCGGGGCCATGGCCATGTCGCGGATCATGATTAAAGGGGGAAGCGCCAAAGAATCCCTGCTGCGGGGGGCCGTGAAGATGGGTGTCGGGCTGAACCTGATCAGCGGCGTGGTCCTCGATACACACTTTGTAATACGGGGCCGCTTCGGGCGCCTGATGGAAGCTGTGGTCACCCACCCCAACACAATCGGCGTCGGCCTGGGGGAGGACACCGGCATCCTGCTGACGGAGGGGCACCTGATTGAGACCATCGGCTCGAACCTGGTGGTGGTGGCCGACGGCCACAGCGTCGCCTATACCAATGTACACGAAATTGAAAAAGGCCGTCCCATCGCCATCGACAACATGGTGATGCACGTGCTGGCCAAAGGCAACCTCTACGATTTCAGTTCCAGGCGCTTCTACAAAAGCAGGGAGGCCTACGAGCAGGCTCAGTTGCAGGAAGCGAAGTGA